GTTTTGAATTTCCTTTCTCTTTATGTTTATGTATTGTTCTATTTGACTATTTCATGTCATAAAATTCTATATATGGATTAGGTTTTACATGGATTTTGAAATATCtcctttatttaatttaatagggTACAAGATTTGAGAGCATCATTAAGGGCATCTTTAAACTTTTTTCCTTCTACATGTGATCTTCACATCTTTGCATTAACAACTACCCTTCTTTTAGGAATTGTCTCGAAATTCATAATTgaacaatttttaaaacattaggATGACAATTAGGCAGTTCAGATTGGGAATTGCATTTACCATATTTGTTCCCATTTTAttttgggatttatttttaCTACTATTTTGGAATTCCCGTGAgcattgtttttaaaaaatatatagtttttatataataaaattatataaacgtatttttttaatgtaatatattaaaaatttatattattataaataaataaatttataaataaataaatttataacttttataaaatatatattagtaattttatatatttaattgtgtttatagtatGAAATTAGGGTGGGGAATACAAATATCAGTTTTATCCCATGTTGGAAAAAAATCGCTCCAAACAGAGGAATTTGATTCGGTTACTGTGGGACAATTTTAAATTGCCATCCTTAGTTGTAATTGAGTCACTCCTTAGTTGTAATTGTTTGACTCGAAACCTACCATCTTTATTCTTTTTTTGACAAATtctttgattttgaaaaatctgatattaaatatttcgaataaggattttttttgttgttttgaaaAGGTTGCCTAGTATGAATtccatttatttcaataaatataacatttattaaaaaaaaaaaaataacaatatgaTCCTTTTATCAATCTTGTTGTGTCTATGTTTACTTCtcaataaatttatgttataaatatgatataaggaagaaaaaaaatatttttttgtgcaTATATCTTTAGTTGAAATTAAGATTCATCTAAATACAAtttcatacaaaaatattagTTGTGACAATTGTGTATTTTACTTTTATacattaagatatttaaaaacatGTAGGTGTTAAAGTTATACcttgaaacaaaataatttaaaaagttatatagaTTCCAATAATAAGCTTTATAGATAAAactatgaaaataaatatatatatatatatatatatatatatatatatatatatatatatatatatatatatatatatatatatatatatatatatataactgaatTATTGGTAAATTACAACTACCAATCcttaattttgtttcatttatgttattttctCAGCATAATAAAAGACTAATCActcaattttatcatttttttttaggaCTTTTCATATTTCAAGGAGCCTACacatattgagaaaaaataacaaacttgttttttttcttaacccGGGATTATTCTCAAAATGGTTAACACAGTCCTCAGTCATCCCTTTTATTAGGAGGGTTCTTAATGGAAATCGAACAAAAACAAACCCTTACCACTCGAGTTACCGTGTTTTGATTATCAGACTTAttcattcttatatatttttaacctaatataaataagtaaattgGATTTTTCTTAGAATGAAGTGTCTCATTCCATAGGACTGACCGACTGACTAACAATAATCCCTACAAATACAGCCTTACCACTTTGTGGTGTGGGGGCATAATTACCATCCAAAACTCAAATTTGTCATTTccaatccaaacaaaatattgattatttgaaatttaaaaataaaatcatgttCTCAAATGGGTCCAAATACATTTTCCCCCTAAAGCATTGAAACTTCACAATCATAGACCAGCcatattctaataaaaaccaCACATTTTAGCCCCACCAAACACTTATGATTAAAGATTTAAGAAGGACCACCACCACCACAAATGTCTCTATACACACATTTTATCTGTCCCTTCACTAACTTGTCTGGCCATCAAACAGCATGTCATGattaatataatgaaaatcAAACAATCACCTAACTTAGAATATGCTGTTTTCATCTTAACCTTATTCCCCAAAACACCTTCTTTCCATAACATTCATAACTACTTTCATTACCAAAACAATGTCAATTTAAGAAACATACATTAGAAGATTGTTGTACCTCTGGTCTGGTTTGagcaaataaatttaaaaaaaaaaaaaaaaacacagttTTTGTCTGTCTCCTTCCCAGTCCAAGCATGTTTCTTCCTACAAATCAcccaaaataacattaataactAATAACACACTAGTATTAAATTGAAGcagaaaaagaaacaaatgtGTTATTAGTTATTACCAGTTTCATTCATCTTCTTTACTCAGCAGTAAGATCCAATTTACGAAAATCAGGAGTAGAACAAACATGACGAATCGAAGCAGCATTTCGTTCGGTTTCTTCAGCCATAAGGGTAAGCAAACCGGGCTTCAGTTCGCTGTTACAGAATTCTTCATATTCTCCTTTATCTCCGCCTTTCTTCCTCACCTCCACCACTCTTAATTCAGGTGTCAACTCGAATATCTCTGCAGCAATCGTCAATGGACCTTTCGTACCTTGTTTAAACCCTTCCAAACTAACCCTACAATCCTTTTTCCTCACTGAATAACTCACAACTTTAGCAATCTCTTCCAATTTCGATATGATCTTAGAAACTGGTGCACCCGAAACAAATCTCGCACCTTCCCCTCCACCTCCACTTTCCTCAAACAAACCAGATAAATCAAAACCAGGCGAAAATGATATTATATCAAACGCGTTTAAACTTGCAGGCCTAGCCAAGCTTCCAATTCTTTTCAGTGGCTCCGATTCTGTCTCTGATTCAGATAAAGATTGATCAGACTCCGACTCAACACCACCATCGTTATCgttatcatcatcatcgttaATACTACAGAGTTTATCGTCCTCAATGTAGAACTTAATTTGTTTGAATCCTTTCTTAAACCACCTATTCTTCATAATATCAGGAATAGTTATTCTAGTAACAGGATTTGTATCTAGCAATTTCCTAAGCAATCGAATTAGTTCAGGCGAAAACCATCTAGGGCAACGAAATTCACCTTTGTAGATTTTCTTATACATTGACATAATATTCTGATCATGAAAAGGTAAATAAC
This is a stretch of genomic DNA from Impatiens glandulifera chromosome 4, dImpGla2.1, whole genome shotgun sequence. It encodes these proteins:
- the LOC124933887 gene encoding CBL-interacting serine/threonine-protein kinase 12-like; protein product: MANNNLPTVKKKEPIQGLLLGRYEIGKFLGQGTFAKVYHARNVNNNETVAIKVIDKEKVLKGGLIDHIKREISILRLVRHPNIVRLFEVMATKSKIFFVMEYVKGGELFNKVAKGRLNEDVARKYFQQLISAVAFCHDRGVYHRDLKPENLLLDENGDLKVSDFGLSCVSDQIQQDGLFHTFCGTPAYVAPEVLARKGYDAAKVDIWSCGVILFVLMAGYLPFHDQNIMSMYKKIYKGEFRCPRWFSPELIRLLRKLLDTNPVTRITIPDIMKNRWFKKGFKQIKFYIEDDKLCSINDDDDNDNDGGVESESDQSLSESETESEPLKRIGSLARPASLNAFDIISFSPGFDLSGLFEESGGGGEGARFVSGAPVSKIISKLEEIAKVVSYSVRKKDCRVSLEGFKQGTKGPLTIAAEIFELTPELRVVEVRKKGGDKGEYEEFCNSELKPGLLTLMAEETERNAASIRHVCSTPDFRKLDLTAE